GCTGCGCTCAAAAAAACTGGGTCTGGCCTGCGGCCACTGCTTTCTATCCCTCAGCCGCTCATCTAGTTTTTTCAGGCCATTGTTTTTCTTCGGCAGTTTTGGTTTTGGTTTTTTGGACCTGTAGGTTGAAACCTACAGCCATACAACAAAGCTATTTTACATCTATAGTGCGGGGAGGATTAAAATCCTCCACCGCTTTAAACATGGGCGGTTTTTTTCTTCGGCGGTTGGAGCAGATTATTTTTCTTTAGTAGTTCTAGAGCAGTGGGTTAAAACCCACAGCAAAAAAGAATGCCGTTCTACATCCAAAAAAAATGAGCCGATGGTTAAAACCATCGGCTCATAAAAAATTAAACTAAAACCGTTTCCTTTTTTTTGGACGGTTATTTTTTTCTCTTGTTTTGATCCGCACAATTTTTTTAGCCCCAAAAAAATTCATTGTTTTTTGGCCCAATTGCTAATTGAAAGCCGCTATTTGAAAGGGGGATTTTTTATATCCCCAAAAATTTCATCGAAACCCCAGGGCCAAGGCCCTAGGCTAAGGAAAAAATTGTCATCCCCTCATCCGAGGGGATTTTTCTTGGCGGTTGTGCTTGGGTGGTTGTTGTTTTTCTTAATGGTTTTGAATCCATTAGTTTTTTCACCGCAGAAAAAGTCAGCGATAAAAACAATTGCTATTATTTCTGCCTCATAAATTTCATAGCAACCCCAGGGCCAAGGCCCTGGGCTAAGAAAAAAAATTATCATCCCCTCATACGAGGGGATTTTTCTTGGCGGTTGTTTTTTTGAAGTTTTTTTGGACCAGTGGGTTAAAACCCACCGCAAAAAAGCTAGCCATTCTACAGCCCAAAAAAATGAGCCGAAGGTTGAAACCATCGGCTCATGAAAAATTAAACTAAAACCGTTTCCTTTTTTTGGGGCGGTTATTTTTTTCTCTTGTTTTGATCAGCGTAATTTTTTTAGCGCCAAAAAAATTCATTGTTTTTTAGCCCAATTGCTAATTGAAAGCCGCTATTTGAAAGGGGGAAATTAAGGGCCGAAGAAAAAGAGTAGAGAAAAAAAGACAGATGAGCGGCCTAGCGATGTGAAGCAGTGCGGCAAAGCCGCAGACCCAGCAAAAAACTTGTTTTTTTGCGCAGGGCCGAGCAGACCTGCGAGCTGCGAAACGTAGCGCCGACGAGCGAAGCGAGGCGGAGGCCTCAAAAATTACTGATCCAAAAATAATTGAAAGCGCTCTATAAATTGCCCAATATGATATCCATCGAGCAAAGCATGATTGACGCTGATGGCCAAGGGCATGATCATTTTTTTGTCCCGCAGCAAAATTTTACCAAAAGATAAATGCGGAACACTCATGTCTTTGTCGCCAAAAAAGGGCTCTTTATGCGCCTTGAAATGCACCCAAGGAACAGCAGAACAATAAATGCAGCCCAAACTGCTGCGAGGCGGAAATAAATTGCGCGAATTAAATATCCGCTCTTTTTCTAAACGAAAACGCTCCGAAAAAAGCGCAAAATCCTCCGTATACTCCACATAAGAAAACCCAAAACTGTGATCGGGCCGAGCAATGGTGGCTGAAACATCTATGCGCTCGTAAATTCGGACCCGATCGCCTTCTATCCGATATTTTAAGGGCTCTATCTGGTTGATGGCCCGCAGACAAGCATGCAAATACAATAAAAAAACAGATTGCTTTTCGGCCTTGCTCCGAGCATAGATTTTTGTCAAATCCATCTCTACAGTTAGCGCAAAACTAGGGTCCTGAAATTTTCGAAAATGATCAAAAAGTTCTTTTCGATTCCAGTTTTCTATATCTAAATAGTTCATTTTCTTAGCTTAAAAAAGCGGCAGAAAAACTTTTGTTCTCCTGCCGCTTGGCCCCTAAAGGCGAATGCTTTTATCGTAGTTCAAAAAATAATCGTCGCCCAAACTGGCAATTAAAAAGCTGGCCTTTTCTTCCTCGCAACGGCGCTGAATCAGTTGGCAAGCCCGGCGAATATTTTCTTGGTCCAAATGCGCAAAGGGTTCGTCCATCAACAAAAGGGAAAAGGGCTGACTGAGCGCCCGAATGATCGCAATCCGCTGCTTTTGCCCATAAGATAAAAGCCCCGTGGGCCGATCCCAATGCTCCATCATGTCCAGTTCTTCGGCGGCAGCTTTGAGTTGGTCCAGATCCATGGCGGGATTCAATTCCTGCTTGAGGATTAAATTTTCCGCCATGCTGAGCTGGGGAAACAAACGCAAATCCTGAAAAATAATGGCCAATTCCTTTTGCCGCAAAAGCGCCCAATCTTCCGCAGAAAATTGTCGAATATCTTGGCCTTTCCATGAAATTTGACCGCTATAATCCTGACGCAAACCATAGAGCAAATGCTGAAATGTGGTTTTTCCTCGCCCCGATGGCGCCTCCAAAAAATAAGCGGTGCCCTCGACTAAGGCCCAATCACAGCCCCAAACTTCAGAGCTCGATAAATCTTTTTCGGCTAAAGGAAGCGGAATTAAATTTGAAAATTGAAACATCCTATTTTTTTTCAAAAAGTTCGGCCAACTTGGCTTCCAAAGCTGGCCCTCTTAAATTTTTGGCCAATACTCGGCCCTCGGCATCCAATAAAAGGGTAAAGGGAATGCCCCGAACGCCATATAGTTTTGCCGGTGCAGAGCTCCAGCCCTTCAAATCAGAAACATGATACCAGTCTAAACCGTCTTTTTCAATGGCTTTGAGCCAACGATCGCGATTGTTATCCAAGGAAACACCCAAAATTTCAAAGCCCTGATCTTTATATTTTTCATAAACTTTGCGCACATTCGGGTTCTCGCGGCGACAAGGCCCACACCAACTGGCCCAAAAATCAACCAACAGCACTTTTCCACGCAAATCCGATAGCTTGAGCATTTTGCCCTCTGGCGTGGCTACCTCAAAATCGGGCGCCAAACCACCAATAGGAGCGGCTCCACGAACCTGAATAATCTGCTGCTGAATAAAATTGTCCAATACTTCCGATTTTCCGCCATGAATTTTCTGATAACGCTCGGCATATTGCACAAATAATTCTTTTTGCTGAGCCGACAACAAGCCAAAGGCCACGCCCAACAAAGCCGACTGATGATGAGGACTCTCCTGCCCCACCGCATCCAAAGTTTTGTCCAAATAATTTTGCACTTCTTCCGCCGATAAGCCCACCCGACTCACATTAGTCGCATAGCTTTTAATCGCCTCATAAAAGAAGGGAATCCGCTTGAAGGTCCCATCAGAAAGGTCCGTAAACTGAAAATAAGTTTGGGCCAAATAATCGCCCTCTCTTTGCTCCGCCGAACTTTTGTTATTCTGATAAGACAAATAGGTATACAAGCCCACAATTTTGGCCAATTCGGGCTGCTCCTTCTTCAAAGCCAGCAAATATGACTTGCGGCGATAATCCAAAGCCTCCAGCTTTTTATCCAAATCCGCCAGCACTTTGGGCTCATTTACATTTTGCTTATAGGCCGAAACTAGGGCAAAAAAACTAGCACTTTGCTCCCGAATACTATCCAACATGGCCACAAAAGCCTGATTCGTCTTCGATTTTTTTATTTCATAGGCGTTAATGTCCTCACAAACGCCCGTCAAAATTACCTTTTTTTCATTGCCCAAATAAAGCGGCCGCATCTGGTTGAGCGAGGTCCCCAAATAATAGTTTCCTTCCTCCAAACTCCCACTATAACTATAGCGTTTTGCCGATTTCGAGCTCGTCAGTTCCATCGCACTAAAAGGCTCCACCTGCGTGCCGGTCCACTGAAAAAGCTGCAAATTTTCTAGCTCACAATCAGCGGCTAGCTCTACTTCTAAACTCATTTTTTTTTGTGCGCTCAAACTACCCGCAAGCAGTAGGAGCAAAAACATCCAACTTTTTGACATCTATCTTTTTTTTACTGATTTTTTTTGATTCTTTTTTGGGGCTGCCCCTCGCCTTCGGCTCGGGTCGGGCTGTGTCGCAGCTCGCTATTCGCTCGGCCCTGCGCTTTTTTTCGCTACGCTCAAAAAAGCTGGGTCTGGCCTTCGGCCACTGCTGTCCATCCCTCAGCCGAGGCGCTGCGCGCCTTGGCGGCGGCTTCGCCGCCTAAGCCAAGAAAACAACTAGCTAAAAGTACAAACTATTCCGAGCATTTAAAAATATGCTTAGGCTCCTTAAAAAGTATGCCTAGAATAAGCTAGAGCCTAAAGTTTATTGTAAGTTTGGAGCTTCTGAAAAATGTGACCAAATGATTCGTTATTACCGCCTAGAAGACCGCAAATTGCAAGAACTCAACGAAATGCAGGCCCCCTGCTGGGTCAATATTTCGCCTCCTTTCAATATTGCCAGCATAGAAGCCCTGGCCGAAGAGCTAGAGCTCGATCTCGATTATCTGACCGACCCTTTGGATATTGATGAACGGACCCGTTTCGAGTTTAGCGATGAGGCCAAGCTCATTATCTTAAATACGCCGGTGCTCAATGATCATAGCACCGAAGAGCGCACCCTTTATATTACGGTGCCCATGGGCCTTATCTGGACCCCCGACTATTTTATTACTATTTCTTCTTATGAAAACTCGGTCTTGCAGAGCTTTTTGGGCCAAAAGGTCAAGGACTTTGATCCTAGAGACCCTTCTTTATTTGTTTTGCAAATTTTGGAACAAAACGTCTATGCCTATTTGCGCTGCCTCAAAGATATTAACGTCCGTAGAAATGTAGTAGAGCAAGAGGTTTATGAATCTTCTAAGAATCGGGACCTCAAAAAGTTGCTCAATCTAGAAAAGTCTTTGGTTTATTTTGTCACCGAGCTCACCACCATCAATCAGTTGATGAGTAAGATCCAGCGGACCAATTTTTTAGGCATTCGGGGCGATGAGGAAAAAGAAGACCTCTTTGAGGATATCCTCATTGATAACCGCCAAGCCTTGGAGATGGCCCATATTTACTCCAATATTTTGGGGGGCACCATGGAAGCCCTGGCCTCTATGATTTCTAATAATTTGAATGAAGTCATGAAGCGGCTCACCGTCATTACTATTGTGTTGATGGTGCCCACCTTAGTGGCTAGTTTTTATGGCATGAACGTCAGTTTGCCCATGATGCAACACCCCAATGCCTTTTGGGCCTTAATGGGTATTGCCGTGCTTATTTCTATTATTTTGGTCCTCTTCTTTAGGAGCAAAAAACTGTTTTAGGTCCAGAAACTGCGAAGCCTAGGGCCTTGGCCCTAGGCGCCCCTAGGCGGCCTAGCGATGTGCAAGGGTGGCCGAAGGCCAGACCGAAGCGCGCAGCGCTGAAGGGCCGAGCAGACCTGCGAGCCCTGAAACGTAGCGCCCGCAGCTTGCTGCGGGAGGCCCCAAAACCCCATCATTAGCCTGTTTTTGGGCATAAAAAAAGACCACTACTAAAGCGTAGCGGTCTTTTTTCTGTTGGCTCTAGGCCTATCGATGAATAATAATATATCCGGTAGAGGGGTCAGTGCCATCTCCATAATCTAGGACATAGAAATAAGTACCATCGGGTAGGTCGGCGCCGTTGAACTGGCCATTAAAGCCAGTAGGTTCGCCTTCATAGACCATATTGCCCCAGCGAGAGTAAATGCGGATTTGCATATTGGGATACTCTTCATCGCAGACGATAAAGATCTCGTCATTGATTCCATCGCCGTTTGGAGAAAGACCATTCGGCATGAGGCAGCGCTCTTCATATTGGATATCGAGGACCACTAGGGCCGTATCACAGATGGTGGGACAAGTGGCGTCACAAACCTCATAAGTGAAAGAATCGATACCAAAATAGAGGCGATCGGGCACATAATCAAAGGTATTATTCGCATTGATTGTGGCGATTCCGTTGAGTGGCGCATTCACCAACTGAACGCTAGCATTTGGTCGAACGGCATCATTGAGCGTCACATCCATTCCCGTGATTGAGTCGCGGAAATTGAGTGTAAAGGCATCATCTAGGGCATCGGGAGCGGGTTCATAGAGCACCTCAATACTATCTAGGCGAGAGGGACAACCATTTTCCGTTACCGACAAGCTATAGAACCCTTCAAGAGCATCGACCACCACCAACTGGCCCATAAAGGTCTGTTGACTGCTGCTATCGGCCAAGAACCAATTATAAACCGCAGTGGGGTTATAAATCGTGCTATCGGTCAATTCTAGGACATCATCCAAACAAAGCGGCTCATTGAAAGACAAGCTAGGCGTTTGTGGAGTAGGAATAATGCTAGCGGTAACTGCGCCCGTAGCGGTACAGCTATTTTGGTCGGTAACTGTAACGACATAGCTACCTGCGGCGGCTAGGCCAGCGGGGCTAATACTAGGTGTACCTAAAGTAGAGCTAAAGCCGTTGGGGCCCGTCCATTGATAGGTATAAGTAGAAGCGGGATCCGCATTAGCATCTAGATCTAGGGTACTATCTTGGCAAGGCGTGCTTGCCAAAGGCGTAAAGGGTAGAGGAAGCGGATTAACGACTACGGCCAAGGGGGCGGCAGAAGTATCGCGGCAACCATCTACAGTAATAATCATCGTATAATCGCCAGAATTCACTGTATCGATGTTGTTAATGATTAGGGTATCGTCATTTGGACCAATAGAAGTTCCGTTAAAGAACCACTGATAGTCAAAGTTCGTCCCGCTATAATCGCCAGGATTATCTAGGGTAAATACGGCTTGACCAGTGGCACAAAGCGGAGCATTTACGGCAATAACGGGAGGTGGCACTACATTCATATCTACAAACACACTATCGGTAGGAGAGCAACCGGGAGCGCCTTGCGGGCTAATCGTTACGATATAGAAGCCTTCATCGGCGGCTTGCATATTACTTCTAGTCGGGTTGGCTAAGGTAGAGCTAAAGCCGTTGGGCCCGGTCCATTGGTAATTGTAGTTAAAGCCAGTAGCTGGCGGGTTGGCAAAGAGCGTTAGGGTTTGGCCCTCACAAAGTGGGTCATTGCTCGTGGGCTGAGGACCATCGAGGACCACGGTCACATCAGAGATACAAACACTAGACACGCCATTCACATCAATGGCTGTTACCGTAACTGGCACCACCCCAATATCGGCACAAGTAATCACTTGCGGGTTAATGAGTACGGTATCAATACCACAGGCATCATTGGTATTTACGCCTAGCTGTTGAGCCGTTAGGGTATCTACACCAGAAGCCGTGAGGTTAACCAAAATATTGTTACAGTTTACCACAGGAGCGGTTGTATCGACAATAGTCACAGCAGCATAACAAGTATCAGCATTACTGCTAAAGTCGTTAGCGATCACCATAACCGTATCTTGTCCAACATCTGCACAGCTATAGTTCACTCCAGTAGTAGAACCATTTACAGTATAAGAGAAAATGCTACAGTTGTCGCTGCTACTGCTCATATCGATTACATCGACAGGGCGAACCGTTCCGTTTCCGCCATTATCTAGATAAAGCGTAAAGGCTTGGCAGCTAACCGTGGGGGCCAAATTATCTTCTACCGTAATAGTAGCCTGACAAGTTGAGGCATTCCCATTTGCATCTGTCACTTCTAGCTGCACCTGATTGTTTCCAATATTGGTACAGTTGTAAGTAATGGCCGTTTGGCCGTTAATCGTATAGCTCAAAGGACCGCAAGCATCGGAAGAGCCGTTATCTACGCTAGTAGCGGGCACCGTTACCGTACCGTTTGCATTCAATTGAACCGTAATATTTTGGCAGATCACCACAGGAGCGATATTGTCTTCTACAGTAATAGTAGCTTGAC
This genomic interval from Saprospira grandis contains the following:
- a CDS encoding ABC transporter ATP-binding protein, with translation MFQFSNLIPLPLAEKDLSSSEVWGCDWALVEGTAYFLEAPSGRGKTTFQHLLYGLRQDYSGQISWKGQDIRQFSAEDWALLRQKELAIIFQDLRLFPQLSMAENLILKQELNPAMDLDQLKAAAEELDMMEHWDRPTGLLSYGQKQRIAIIRALSQPFSLLLMDEPFAHLDQENIRRACQLIQRRCEEEKASFLIASLGDDYFLNYDKSIRL
- a CDS encoding magnesium transporter CorA family protein, with amino-acid sequence MIRYYRLEDRKLQELNEMQAPCWVNISPPFNIASIEALAEELELDLDYLTDPLDIDERTRFEFSDEAKLIILNTPVLNDHSTEERTLYITVPMGLIWTPDYFITISSYENSVLQSFLGQKVKDFDPRDPSLFVLQILEQNVYAYLRCLKDINVRRNVVEQEVYESSKNRDLKKLLNLEKSLVYFVTELTTINQLMSKIQRTNFLGIRGDEEKEDLFEDILIDNRQALEMAHIYSNILGGTMEALASMISNNLNEVMKRLTVITIVLMVPTLVASFYGMNVSLPMMQHPNAFWALMGIAVLISIILVLFFRSKKLF
- a CDS encoding TlpA family protein disulfide reductase, giving the protein MSKSWMFLLLLLAGSLSAQKKMSLEVELAADCELENLQLFQWTGTQVEPFSAMELTSSKSAKRYSYSGSLEEGNYYLGTSLNQMRPLYLGNEKKVILTGVCEDINAYEIKKSKTNQAFVAMLDSIREQSASFFALVSAYKQNVNEPKVLADLDKKLEALDYRRKSYLLALKKEQPELAKIVGLYTYLSYQNNKSSAEQREGDYLAQTYFQFTDLSDGTFKRIPFFYEAIKSYATNVSRVGLSAEEVQNYLDKTLDAVGQESPHHQSALLGVAFGLLSAQQKELFVQYAERYQKIHGGKSEVLDNFIQQQIIQVRGAAPIGGLAPDFEVATPEGKMLKLSDLRGKVLLVDFWASWCGPCRRENPNVRKVYEKYKDQGFEILGVSLDNNRDRWLKAIEKDGLDWYHVSDLKGWSSAPAKLYGVRGIPFTLLLDAEGRVLAKNLRGPALEAKLAELFEKK
- a CDS encoding CatA-like O-acetyltransferase, giving the protein MNYLDIENWNRKELFDHFRKFQDPSFALTVEMDLTKIYARSKAEKQSVFLLYLHACLRAINQIEPLKYRIEGDRVRIYERIDVSATIARPDHSFGFSYVEYTEDFALFSERFRLEKERIFNSRNLFPPRSSLGCIYCSAVPWVHFKAHKEPFFGDKDMSVPHLSFGKILLRDKKMIMPLAISVNHALLDGYHIGQFIERFQLFLDQ